One window of Trifolium pratense cultivar HEN17-A07 linkage group LG5, ARS_RC_1.1, whole genome shotgun sequence genomic DNA carries:
- the LOC123887156 gene encoding adenine/guanine permease AZG2-like gives MGGGKACGVFSRLTKSWTQMEKSVNDAVTNSFIGTYFKLQARKTCFTRELRAATATFLTMAYIITVNATILTASGGTCSVADCSPPATQDCTLKPNNAGYEACLSKTKNDLVVATSVTAMVASVAMGFLANLPLGLAPGMGPNAYLAFNLVGYHGSGSISYQTSMAIVLVEGCAFLLASAFGLRGKLAKLIPKSIRLACAAGIGLFIAFVGLQVNQGIGLIGPDAANLVTMTACKSIDPETGDCLGGKLQSPKFWLGVIGFLITSYGLMKNVKGSMIYGILFVTFVSWFRHTEVTYFPDTLSGDENFSYFKKIVDFHKIESTAWVFSFTDFNKREVWEALATLFYVDVIAMTGIMYTMAEIGEFVDENGNFEGEYMAYIVDAAGTIVGSALGVTTTATFVESSAGMREGGRTGLTAVIIGLFFFLSLFFTPLLSSVPPWAIGPSLVMVGVMMMKVVKDIDWTNIKEAVPAFAIMLLMPLTYSIANGIVAGIGLYVALSLFDYAASIIIWLGKMRRILIKEHNQVSATATMEIV, from the coding sequence ATGGGAGGAGGAAAAGCATGTGGTGTATTTTCAAGGCTAACAAAGTCATGGACACAAATGGAGAAATCTGTAAACGATGCCGTTACCAACAGCTTTATAGGAACATACTTCAAGTTACAAGCAAGAAAAACATGTTTCACTAGAGAACTCCGAGCGGCAACCGCTACTTTTCTCACCATGGCTTACATCATAACTGTCAACGCCACCATCCTTACCGCCTCTGGCGGAACCTGCTCCGTTGCAGACTGTTCTCCTCCGGCGACACAAGATTGCACCCTCAAGCCTAATAATGCTGGCTATGAAGCTTGCctatccaaaacaaaaaatgactTGGTGGTAGCAACTTCTGTAACTGCCATGGTTGCTTCTGTTGCTATGGGCTTTTTAGCAAACCTTCCTTTAGGCCTTGCTCCAGGTATGGGGCCTAATGCTTATTTAGCTTTTAACCTTGTTGGCTATCATGGAAGTGGCTCAATTTCATATCAAACTTCAATGGCTATTGTTTTAGTTGAAGGTTGTGCTTTTCTTTTAGCTTCTGCTTTTGGTTTAAGAGGTAAACTTGCTAAGCTTATACCAAAATCTATTAGGCTTGCTTGTGCTGCTGGCATCGGGCTGTTTATTGCTTTTGTGGGCCTTCAAGTTAACCAAGGCATTGGGCTTATTGGGCCTGACGCTGCAAATTTGGTTACAATGACGGCCTGTAAAAGCATTGACCCGGAAACTGGGGATTGTTTGGGTGGGAAACTGCAAAGTCCTAAATTCTGGCTTGGTGTTATTGGTTTTCTTATCACAAGTTATGGTTTAATGAAGAATGTTAAAGGTAGCATGATATATGGTATTCTGTTTGTGACTTTTGTGTCTTGGTTTAGACACACTGAAGTTACTTATTTTCCTGATACATTAAGTGGTGATGAGAATTTTAGTTATTTCAAGAAAATAGTCGATTTTCATAAGATTGAATCAACTGCTTGGGTTTTTAGTTTTACTGATTTTAATAAAAGGGAAGTTTGGGAAGCTTTGGCTACTTTGTTTTATGTTGATGTAATAGCTATGACAGGTATAATGTATACTATGGCCGAGATTGGTGAGTTTGTCGACGAAAATGGAAATTTTGAAGGTGAATATATGGCTTATATTGTTGATGCAGCTGGAACTATTGTAGGGTCAGCATTAGGTGTTACAACAACTGCAACATTTGTTGAATCATCAGCTGGAATGAGAGAAGGTGGTAGGACAGGATTAACTGCTGTGATTAtcggtttgtttttctttttgtcattGTTTTTCACTCCTCTTTTGTCAAGTGTTCCTCCATGGGCTATAGGTCCTTCACTGGTAATGGTTGGtgtaatgatgatgaaagttgtGAAGGATATTGACTGGACAAATATAAAGGAAGCTGTTCCGGCTTTTGCTATAATGCTTCTTATGCCTCTAACTTATTCCATAGCAAATGGAATTGTTGCTGGCATTGGTCTTTATGTTGCTCTTAGTCTTTTTGACTATGCTGCAAGTATCATAATTTGGTTGGGGAAAATGAGAAGAATTTTGATCAAGGAGCATAATCAAGTGTCTGCCACTGCAACAATGGAAATTGTTTGA